A window from Hoeflea sp. IMCC20628 encodes these proteins:
- a CDS encoding DUF1045 domain-containing protein, which yields MRYAFYFSPGPGEALADLGASWIGRDAATGRPVDHPHIDGLGASGLASITGPARRYGFHATLKAPFRLAEGISEADLIDALEVFANAASLFDIPSLVIGNLDGFLALVPGGSVSELNSFANSVVEAFEPFRAPLTERDIERRNPDSLSSIELKNLLRWGYPYVFDSFRFHMTLTTRLPGADISRITAAAETHFASILSRPVPVSALSLFVEPEPGAPFELHSRTPLASDKLRKTA from the coding sequence ATGCGTTACGCGTTCTATTTTTCTCCCGGTCCTGGCGAAGCGCTGGCGGATCTGGGCGCCAGCTGGATCGGTCGTGATGCGGCGACCGGCAGACCGGTCGATCACCCGCATATTGACGGTTTGGGCGCAAGTGGACTGGCTTCAATCACCGGTCCGGCCCGGCGTTACGGTTTTCATGCAACGTTGAAAGCGCCGTTCCGTCTGGCCGAGGGCATAAGCGAGGCGGACCTCATCGACGCGCTCGAGGTTTTCGCAAACGCTGCCAGTCTTTTTGATATTCCGTCGCTGGTCATTGGAAACCTCGACGGGTTTCTGGCGCTGGTGCCCGGTGGTTCCGTCAGTGAGCTCAACAGCTTTGCCAATTCTGTTGTCGAGGCGTTCGAGCCGTTTCGGGCGCCGTTGACGGAGCGCGATATCGAACGGCGCAATCCGGACTCGCTGTCCTCAATTGAGCTGAAGAACCTGCTGCGTTGGGGCTACCCTTACGTTTTTGACAGCTTCCGCTTTCACATGACCCTGACCACGCGTCTGCCAGGCGCCGATATTTCACGTATCACCGCGGCTGCCGAAACGCATTTCGCCTCGATCCTGTCCAGGCCAGTGCCGGTCAGCGCTTTGTCGCTGTTTGTCGAACCTGAACCGGGTGCGCCCTTTGAACTTCATAGCCGGACGCCTTTGGCGTCAGACAAATTGAGAAAGACCGCCTGA
- the phnE gene encoding phosphonate ABC transporter, permease protein PhnE: MTAITASQLDEIAGRYPDVFNRSFLTRYSKILMVAAVAIYLVFACNLFAIGQVIQRGSWDIAGSYLADWISYEVRPDIVYHDGYLEVEFPKYSPLGSDPKPDWLVTENAEVTVVTKATTAAPVATPPAATGFLVPGAKGTSTGFMAPGAATGGAAVDAGQPAVETPATSERKMVPVRAEVSMGSAGSVLVEPYRVRLKRGDHTVLINIGSDGIVRAEGALPEWVDVRRGGEKIIASFGFAGRVEIEGDEVKIRQRFLGWENFVFDTSSPFWDRGFGDVMATILWGERIKPAQSNLSLAVDNFLNNAEWQHGDVYIKLGQTIVMAFVGTLFATAIAFPLSFMAARNITPSFLTNQVTKRLFDFLRSVDMLIWALFFTRAFGPGPLAGISAIFFTDTGTLGKLYSEALENIDEKQREGVRSLGANPVLVQRFGVVPQVLPVFVSQSLYFWESNTRSATIIGAVGAGGIGLKLWEAMRTNADWENVAYMVLLILFVVYVFDTISSRLRGLLIGRGQA, encoded by the coding sequence ATGACCGCTATCACCGCAAGCCAGCTGGACGAGATCGCCGGGCGTTATCCTGATGTGTTCAACCGTTCGTTCCTCACCCGCTACAGCAAGATATTGATGGTGGCAGCCGTTGCCATCTATCTGGTGTTTGCCTGTAACCTGTTTGCCATCGGCCAGGTGATCCAGCGCGGCAGCTGGGACATCGCCGGAAGTTACCTGGCCGACTGGATCTCTTATGAAGTGCGACCGGATATTGTCTATCACGATGGCTATCTGGAGGTGGAGTTTCCAAAATATTCGCCGCTGGGCTCTGATCCCAAGCCGGACTGGCTGGTGACCGAAAATGCCGAAGTGACGGTCGTGACCAAAGCGACGACTGCGGCGCCCGTTGCAACGCCGCCAGCTGCTACAGGCTTTCTGGTCCCCGGCGCCAAGGGGACTTCAACCGGCTTCATGGCACCGGGTGCGGCAACCGGGGGGGCTGCGGTAGATGCCGGGCAACCGGCTGTCGAGACGCCGGCAACATCGGAGCGTAAAATGGTGCCGGTTCGCGCCGAAGTCAGCATGGGCTCTGCGGGTTCGGTACTGGTGGAACCTTACCGGGTGAGGCTGAAACGCGGTGACCACACTGTTCTGATCAATATCGGGTCCGACGGCATCGTCCGCGCCGAGGGCGCATTGCCGGAATGGGTTGACGTGCGCCGGGGCGGCGAAAAGATCATCGCCAGTTTCGGTTTTGCCGGCCGGGTTGAAATTGAAGGTGACGAGGTGAAAATACGGCAGCGGTTCCTGGGCTGGGAGAATTTTGTTTTCGATACGTCCTCGCCGTTCTGGGACCGCGGCTTCGGTGATGTGATGGCGACGATACTGTGGGGCGAGCGGATCAAGCCGGCTCAGTCGAACCTGTCGCTTGCGGTGGACAATTTCCTCAACAATGCCGAATGGCAGCATGGTGATGTGTACATCAAGCTGGGTCAGACCATCGTCATGGCCTTTGTCGGGACCCTGTTTGCCACGGCGATTGCCTTTCCGCTGTCGTTCATGGCGGCGCGCAACATCACGCCGAGCTTCCTGACCAATCAGGTGACCAAGCGGTTGTTCGACTTCCTGCGCTCGGTCGACATGCTGATCTGGGCGCTGTTTTTCACACGCGCCTTCGGGCCCGGACCGCTGGCCGGTATTTCCGCCATTTTCTTCACTGATACGGGAACGCTTGGAAAACTCTATTCGGAAGCCTTGGAGAATATCGACGAGAAGCAGCGTGAGGGTGTACGTTCGCTGGGCGCAAATCCGGTTCTGGTGCAGCGTTTCGGGGTTGTGCCGCAGGTTTTGCCGGTGTTTGTCAGCCAGTCGCTGTATTTCTGGGAATCAAACACGCGCTCGGCAACAATCATCGGAGCGGTCGGCGCTGGTGGCATCGGCCTCAAATTGTGGGAAGCGATGCGGACCAATGCGGATTGGGAGAACGTTGCCTATATGGTGCTTTTGATCCTTTTTGTGGTGTATGTTTTCGATACTATATCTTCGCGCTTGCGTGGATTGCTGATCGGCAGGGGACAGGCTTGA
- a CDS encoding rhodanese-like domain-containing protein has translation MVKAITPVADLVASARARIKEIETPDAIAMVDDPDVVIVDLRDVRERQRSGFIPGSFHCPRGMVEFWVDPQSPYFKQVFGQDKTFVFHCASGWRSALTTATLNDMGFEAAHLKEGFSTWQAQGGPVEFPPERNS, from the coding sequence ATGGTCAAAGCCATCACCCCCGTCGCCGATCTCGTCGCCAGCGCCCGTGCGCGCATCAAGGAAATCGAAACCCCCGACGCCATCGCCATGGTTGACGATCCGGATGTCGTCATCGTCGATCTGCGTGACGTCCGCGAACGCCAGCGCTCAGGCTTCATTCCCGGCAGCTTTCACTGCCCGCGCGGCATGGTCGAGTTCTGGGTTGACCCGCAAAGCCCCTATTTCAAGCAGGTCTTCGGTCAGGACAAGACATTCGTGTTTCACTGTGCCTCGGGCTGGCGCTCGGCGTTGACCACGGCCACGCTCAATGACATGGGCTTTGAGGCAGCCCATTTGAAAGAGGGGTTCTCGACATGGCAAGCCCAGGGCGGTCCGGTCGAGTTTCCACCCGAGCGGAACTCCTAG
- a CDS encoding FAD-binding dehydrogenase, with translation MDSCDVIVVGGGLAGLVAANELADRGKQVVILDQESENSLGGQAFWSLGGLFLVDTPEQRRMGIKDSRELALNDWMGSAQFDRNEDFWPRKWAEAYVDFAAGEMRPWLHGMGMRWFPIVGWAERGGSFADGHGNSVPRFHVTWGVGPGTLAPFESRVRAHVKAGRIELRFRHRCSQIITENNVVKGVSGEVLADDVKDRGQSTSREIRGEFELRAPSVLVTSGGIGGDFDLVRKSWPRQRLGEPPQQMICGVPAHVDGRMIAITEAAGGRVINADRMWHYTEGVKNWDPIWPNHGIRILPGPSSMWFDAEGNRLKPPCLPGFDTLSTLREILSTGHDYSWFVMTQKILKKEVALSGSEQNPDFAAKSWLKVIQQRLLNKQATPAVEAFKSHGEDFVVADTLEDLVAGMNQRGGDLLDLEKLRAQIVARDSQIDNPFTKDAQLMAVHAARNYRGDRLMRTAKPHRFLDPDNGPLIAIKLHIITRKTLGGLETDLNGQVLNAQGSRIEGLFAAGEVSGFGGGGYHGYNALEGSFLGGCIFSGRQAGRGETIA, from the coding sequence ATGGACAGTTGCGATGTGATCGTGGTGGGGGGCGGCCTGGCCGGACTCGTTGCTGCGAATGAGCTTGCCGACCGCGGCAAGCAGGTCGTCATCCTGGACCAGGAGTCGGAGAACTCGCTTGGCGGGCAGGCATTCTGGTCACTGGGCGGGCTGTTTCTGGTCGATACGCCCGAACAGCGGCGGATGGGCATCAAGGACAGCCGCGAACTGGCCTTGAACGACTGGATGGGCTCGGCGCAGTTTGATCGCAATGAAGACTTTTGGCCGCGCAAATGGGCCGAGGCCTATGTTGATTTTGCAGCCGGCGAAATGCGGCCCTGGCTGCATGGCATGGGCATGCGCTGGTTTCCGATTGTCGGATGGGCCGAGCGCGGCGGCTCGTTTGCCGATGGCCACGGCAATTCGGTGCCGCGGTTTCATGTCACCTGGGGCGTCGGCCCCGGCACGCTGGCGCCGTTTGAAAGCCGCGTCCGGGCACATGTCAAAGCCGGGCGGATTGAACTGAGGTTCCGGCATCGCTGCTCTCAAATCATCACTGAAAACAACGTGGTCAAAGGGGTTTCCGGCGAAGTTCTGGCCGATGACGTCAAGGACCGCGGCCAATCGACCAGCCGCGAGATCCGTGGCGAATTCGAGCTCAGGGCGCCCAGCGTTCTGGTGACTTCGGGCGGGATTGGCGGAGATTTTGATCTGGTTCGGAAGTCCTGGCCGCGACAACGCCTTGGCGAACCGCCCCAACAGATGATCTGCGGCGTGCCTGCCCATGTCGATGGCCGGATGATCGCCATCACCGAAGCCGCCGGGGGGCGGGTGATCAATGCCGACCGGATGTGGCATTACACCGAAGGCGTCAAGAACTGGGACCCTATCTGGCCCAATCACGGCATTCGAATCCTGCCGGGACCATCGTCGATGTGGTTTGATGCCGAGGGCAACAGGCTGAAGCCGCCGTGCCTGCCGGGTTTTGACACGCTGTCGACGCTGCGCGAGATCTTGTCCACCGGGCATGATTACTCCTGGTTCGTGATGACCCAGAAGATCCTCAAGAAGGAGGTGGCGCTTTCGGGCTCGGAGCAGAACCCGGATTTTGCCGCCAAGAGCTGGCTCAAGGTGATTCAGCAACGGCTGTTGAACAAGCAGGCGACACCGGCGGTGGAGGCATTCAAGAGCCACGGCGAGGATTTTGTCGTTGCCGATACGCTGGAGGATCTGGTTGCAGGTATGAATCAGAGGGGCGGCGATCTGCTTGATCTGGAAAAACTGCGCGCCCAGATCGTTGCGCGGGACAGCCAGATCGACAATCCCTTCACCAAGGACGCGCAGCTGATGGCCGTGCATGCGGCGCGGAATTATCGCGGCGACCGGCTGATGCGCACCGCCAAGCCGCACCGCTTTCTCGACCCTGACAACGGCCCGCTGATTGCCATCAAGCTGCACATCATCACCCGCAAGACGCTCGGCGGATTGGAGACTGACCTCAACGGTCAGGTTCTCAACGCGCAGGGTTCGCGGATCGAGGGCTTGTTTGCCGCAGGCGAGGTCAGCGGCTTCGGTGGCGGTGGATACCACGGCTACAACGCACTTGAAGGCAGTTTCCTCGGCGGCTGCATTTTCTCGGGCCGGCAGGCGGGGCGCGGCGAAACCATAGCGTGA
- a CDS encoding alpha-D-ribose 1-methylphosphonate 5-triphosphate diphosphatase, translating into MSTETVLTNARLVLEDRVISGSIVLKDGVIVELAEGNSASGVDMEGDYVIPGLVELHTDHLEAHYSPRPGVRWNAISAIQSHDAQIASSGITTVFDCLRLGSDAGDGFEVGEMRAIADALAEARAENRLRADHLIHLRCEVSAADVLDHFADFLTDTQVRLASLMDHAPGQRQFQTLEQYALYHKVKRGLTDEAFDIFVTRRQAASAQYSDAHRKVLSAACAERGITVASHDDATLDHVEEAIGFGVKLAEFPTSIEAAQASHKAGMSVLMGAPNVVRGGSHSGNIAATDLARAGVLDVLSSDYIPFSLIQAPFVLADEIEDLDLATAIRLVTSTPAKTVGLDDRGSLTPGKRADLVRVRRQTGIPIVRSVWRQGERVA; encoded by the coding sequence ATGAGCACCGAGACAGTTTTGACCAATGCCCGCCTGGTGCTGGAAGACCGGGTTATCTCCGGGAGTATAGTTTTGAAGGATGGGGTCATCGTCGAGCTTGCCGAAGGCAATTCTGCCTCTGGTGTCGATATGGAAGGCGACTACGTAATCCCCGGATTGGTGGAATTGCACACTGATCACCTCGAAGCGCATTATTCGCCGCGTCCGGGCGTGCGCTGGAATGCGATTTCGGCGATCCAGTCGCACGATGCGCAAATTGCATCCTCCGGTATCACCACGGTGTTTGATTGCCTGAGGTTGGGATCGGATGCCGGCGACGGTTTCGAGGTTGGCGAAATGCGGGCAATTGCCGACGCACTGGCTGAGGCACGGGCGGAAAACCGGCTGCGCGCCGATCACCTGATTCACTTGCGTTGCGAGGTGTCGGCGGCGGATGTGCTGGATCATTTTGCCGATTTTCTGACCGACACTCAGGTCCGGCTTGCCTCGCTGATGGATCACGCGCCCGGACAGCGACAATTCCAGACGCTGGAGCAATATGCGCTCTACCACAAGGTCAAGCGCGGGCTGACCGACGAGGCGTTCGACATTTTCGTCACCCGGCGGCAGGCGGCTTCGGCGCAATACTCCGACGCGCATCGCAAGGTGCTTTCCGCAGCCTGTGCAGAGCGCGGCATCACGGTTGCCAGCCACGACGACGCCACCCTTGATCATGTCGAAGAAGCGATCGGCTTTGGCGTCAAGCTGGCGGAATTTCCGACCAGCATCGAGGCAGCACAGGCATCGCACAAGGCCGGCATGAGCGTGCTGATGGGGGCGCCGAATGTGGTGCGCGGCGGCTCGCATTCCGGCAATATCGCCGCAACAGACCTTGCCCGGGCCGGTGTTCTGGATGTGCTGTCTTCCGACTATATTCCCTTCAGCCTGATTCAGGCGCCTTTCGTGCTGGCCGACGAGATCGAGGATCTTGATCTGGCAACCGCCATCCGGCTGGTTACGTCGACGCCGGCAAAGACCGTGGGACTGGATGATCGCGGCAGCCTGACGCCCGGAAAGCGCGCAGACCTGGTGCGGGTGCGCCGGCAAACCGGTATTCCGATTGTCCGCTCGGTCTGGCGCCAGGGCGAACGGGTGGCGTGA
- the phnE gene encoding phosphonate ABC transporter, permease protein PhnE encodes MKSPQHSPMVTETERHWQALARQRRIYTGLGLALLLMALAGSLWFANETNAGKFWDRLPHFFDFFGDMIPRDGWEIWRALFDLESPYADGSLKYDYPVGRIWLTDNFYMPEYVFKMIETINIAIVATLVGFFFGFLLCFLAASNLTTRGWLRSFVRRFLEILRAFPEIVIAGFFAAILSLGPVPAIIAVAIHTIGSLGKMFFEVVENADMKSDEGLRAVGGNWVERVRFGMVPQVLPNFLSYTLMRLEINVRASTIIGAVGGGGIGEALRLSISRGHEAKTIAIVILLLSTVIAVDQLSAWLRKRVVGEQAFASARAGALS; translated from the coding sequence ATGAAATCGCCCCAACATTCCCCCATGGTCACCGAGACAGAGCGGCACTGGCAGGCGCTGGCGCGGCAACGCCGCATCTATACCGGGTTGGGACTGGCTCTGCTGTTGATGGCGCTGGCCGGTTCACTGTGGTTCGCCAACGAGACCAATGCCGGCAAATTCTGGGACCGGCTGCCGCATTTCTTCGATTTCTTTGGCGACATGATCCCGCGCGACGGCTGGGAAATCTGGCGCGCGCTGTTTGATCTCGAAAGCCCCTATGCCGACGGCTCGCTGAAATATGATTATCCCGTCGGCCGGATATGGCTGACAGACAATTTCTATATGCCCGAATATGTGTTCAAGATGATCGAGACCATCAATATCGCCATTGTTGCGACCCTGGTCGGATTCTTCTTCGGGTTCCTGTTGTGTTTTCTGGCGGCGTCGAACCTGACGACGCGGGGCTGGCTGCGCAGTTTCGTGCGGCGTTTCCTGGAAATCCTGCGCGCCTTTCCGGAAATTGTCATTGCCGGCTTCTTTGCCGCGATCCTGTCTCTGGGACCGGTGCCGGCGATCATTGCCGTGGCGATCCACACCATCGGCTCGCTCGGCAAGATGTTTTTCGAAGTGGTCGAGAATGCCGACATGAAGTCCGATGAAGGTCTGCGCGCGGTTGGCGGCAATTGGGTCGAGCGGGTGCGTTTCGGCATGGTTCCGCAGGTGCTGCCCAATTTTCTGAGCTACACCTTGATGCGGCTTGAAATTAACGTCCGGGCTTCGACCATTATCGGTGCGGTTGGCGGTGGCGGCATTGGCGAGGCACTCAGACTGTCGATCAGCCGAGGCCATGAGGCCAAAACCATCGCCATCGTCATCCTGCTTTTGTCCACGGTGATAGCCGTCGATCAGTTGTCGGCCTGGCTGCGCAAGCGCGTGGTTGGCGAGCAGGCTTTCGCCAGTGCCCGTGCAGGAGCCTTGTCATGA
- the phnN gene encoding phosphonate metabolism protein/1,5-bisphosphokinase (PRPP-forming) PhnN has product MASLDSGSNVAQPVGGTFIVLLGPSGSGKDTLISHARREFSGSSDVLFVQRVITRPSDAGSEDHIAMTDDEFDAAIDDGQLSLTWAANGLRYGLPRSVEVHLAAGRVAVANGSRGAWDVIRQVFPSAVAVEIRVDPEALASRLEARGREDAVEIEARLKRASDLTDRFEADMIIDNSGQVETAGAVLTDYIRQAHEGRNGG; this is encoded by the coding sequence ATGGCAAGCCTCGATAGTGGTTCGAATGTTGCCCAGCCGGTTGGCGGTACGTTCATCGTGCTGCTCGGACCAAGTGGCTCGGGCAAGGACACACTGATCTCTCATGCGCGCCGAGAATTTTCGGGCTCGTCTGACGTGCTGTTTGTGCAGCGCGTGATCACCCGACCGTCCGATGCAGGCAGTGAGGATCACATTGCCATGACCGATGACGAATTTGATGCTGCCATTGATGACGGGCAGCTTTCGCTGACCTGGGCGGCCAATGGGTTGCGCTACGGCCTGCCGCGCAGTGTCGAAGTGCATCTGGCTGCGGGCAGGGTGGCGGTCGCCAACGGTTCGCGCGGCGCGTGGGACGTGATCCGACAGGTGTTTCCAAGTGCGGTGGCGGTGGAAATCAGGGTGGATCCGGAGGCGCTGGCCAGCAGGCTGGAAGCCAGAGGGCGCGAAGACGCCGTCGAGATCGAGGCGCGGCTGAAGCGAGCGTCTGATCTGACAGACAGATTTGAGGCAGACATGATCATCGACAATTCCGGACAGGTCGAGACCGCAGGTGCGGTGTTGACCGATTACATCCGGCAAGCGCATGAGGGCCGAAACGGCGGATAG
- a CDS encoding bile acid:sodium symporter family protein, with product MGTVVGVVLPLGLAFIMFSLGLGLTVSDFLRVIKRPFAFVIGALNQVVLLPIVTFLLVLAFGLGPELAIGFMILAFCPGGVTSNILTRLGKGDVALSVSLTAVISLASMFTVPPLLALSIGYFSGADATPVNIGGIAVQLFLLTTVPILIGLAMRHFAPAVTGRIAPVVAQLANGLFVAIVVLAVVLNWDVFITNLPILAPSLVVLIVVLLAVGFGVARLAGLSMAEVKTISIETGIQNSTLGITVAAILTGHEAGFPAYALPAAVYGILMYVVSAPVIWWFRRLAAGAVNAE from the coding sequence ATGGGCACTGTCGTCGGGGTCGTTTTGCCTTTGGGCTTGGCGTTCATCATGTTTTCACTGGGCCTCGGCCTGACGGTTTCAGATTTTTTGCGGGTGATCAAACGGCCGTTTGCCTTTGTCATCGGTGCACTCAATCAGGTGGTGCTTCTGCCGATCGTCACGTTCCTGCTGGTGCTGGCGTTCGGCCTCGGCCCTGAACTGGCGATCGGTTTCATGATCCTGGCGTTTTGTCCGGGCGGCGTCACCAGCAATATTCTGACCCGCCTTGGCAAGGGCGACGTGGCGCTTTCGGTGTCACTGACGGCGGTGATCAGCCTTGCTTCGATGTTCACGGTGCCGCCCCTGCTGGCGCTGTCGATCGGCTATTTCAGCGGCGCTGATGCCACGCCGGTCAATATTGGTGGCATTGCCGTGCAACTGTTCTTGTTGACCACGGTGCCGATCCTCATCGGGTTGGCGATGCGTCATTTCGCACCCGCCGTGACCGGGCGCATCGCGCCGGTGGTGGCGCAATTGGCCAATGGCCTGTTCGTGGCCATCGTCGTGCTGGCCGTGGTGCTCAATTGGGATGTTTTCATCACCAATCTGCCGATACTGGCGCCGTCGCTGGTGGTGCTGATTGTCGTGCTGCTGGCCGTCGGTTTCGGCGTTGCCCGGTTGGCAGGACTGTCGATGGCCGAGGTCAAGACGATTTCAATCGAGACCGGCATTCAGAATTCCACACTCGGCATCACCGTGGCCGCGATCCTCACCGGTCACGAGGCGGGCTTTCCGGCTTATGCGCTGCCGGCCGCAGTCTATGGCATCTTGATGTATGTGGTCTCGGCACCGGTGATCTGGTGGTTTCGCCGGCTTGCGGCAGGCGCGGTAAATGCAGAATAG
- a CDS encoding metallophosphoesterase: MKLVHISDIHINAVPILGLDSIANFKKCLAYVEANDQDADLVVITGDLTHYGQEESYRELVEILDGSSLKGKLEPRLMIGNHDNRETFASVFPHTNRDDDGFIQWTEETPAGLFVYMDTVDAGRHSGLYCEKRMAWLRRVLDTARTKGQTVFLFMHHNPVRVHVANADVIGILNEKELQSLLKEYSDTIGHMFFGHCHYTLSGAVGGISYSAPRSTNHSCWPDFSGQINRMGYGDLAPNYNVCFLEEDSVVVHSIDFLDAEKVQWRLD, encoded by the coding sequence ATGAAACTTGTGCATATTTCCGACATTCACATCAATGCCGTACCGATCCTGGGGCTTGATTCGATTGCCAACTTCAAAAAATGTCTGGCCTATGTCGAGGCCAATGACCAGGACGCCGACCTCGTGGTGATCACCGGCGACCTGACCCACTACGGTCAGGAAGAAAGCTACCGTGAACTTGTCGAGATCCTTGACGGCAGTTCGCTGAAGGGCAAACTCGAACCACGGCTGATGATCGGCAATCACGACAACCGCGAGACATTTGCTTCGGTGTTTCCACACACCAACCGCGATGATGACGGTTTCATTCAATGGACCGAGGAGACACCTGCAGGTCTGTTCGTCTACATGGATACAGTCGACGCGGGCCGGCATAGCGGGCTCTATTGCGAAAAACGGATGGCCTGGCTCAGGCGCGTGCTGGATACCGCTCGGACCAAGGGCCAGACAGTCTTTCTGTTCATGCACCATAACCCGGTTCGGGTGCATGTCGCCAATGCGGATGTCATCGGCATTCTCAATGAGAAGGAGCTGCAGTCGCTGCTCAAAGAGTATTCTGACACGATCGGGCACATGTTTTTCGGTCATTGCCACTACACGCTGAGCGGCGCTGTCGGCGGCATTTCCTATTCAGCGCCGCGCTCGACAAATCACAGCTGCTGGCCGGATTTTTCAGGCCAGATCAACCGGATGGGCTATGGCGATCTGGCGCCGAACTACAATGTCTGTTTCCTGGAAGAGGACAGCGTGGTGGTGCATTCCATCGATTTTCTCGACGCTGAAAAGGTTCAATGGCGGCTTGATTGA